Proteins encoded within one genomic window of Arachis ipaensis cultivar K30076 chromosome B08, Araip1.1, whole genome shotgun sequence:
- the LOC107614448 gene encoding uncharacterized protein LOC107614448 has protein sequence MLYSGRIDGLVSDKDDVDEGEFGLCCWKCNSKSFLKMWRKHFSKSIRPNEKQTMLVEEMSKKRIVSSRENISTHEFNESSPVDQFESSQSIESEPTLSTSSEVSHVPLDVAERKSNKYWTVDLEDATGMIKECHLRLKDMWVLSRETKIIVHWNEHGQLIGESGGLLGLFLGAVAENFKNFPISYEKWPLVPTEPYKNGAYRDIIQRFFKVDDGKQKKYILQNLGRK, from the exons ATGCTATATAGTGGGAGAATTGATGGTTTGGTATCAGATAAGGATGACGTTGATGAAGGGGAGTTTG GGCTATGCTGCTGGAAATGCAACTCCAAGTCTTTTTTAAAAATGTGGAGAAAGCATTTCTCAAAAAGTATTAGGCCAAATGAAAAGCAGACCATGCTGGTCGAAG AAATGTCTAAGAAAAGGATTGTTTCTTCACGTGAGAATATATCTACTCATGAGTTTAATGAGTCATCACCCGTTGATCAATTTGAATCCTCTCAATCCATAGAGTCTGAACCTACTTTATCTACTAGTTCAGAAGTTTCACATGTTCCATTAGATGTAGCAGAAAGAAAGTCCAACAAGTACTGGACAGTTGATTTGGAAG ATGCAACTGGAATGATTAAGGAATGTCACTTAAGGTTGAAAGATATGTGGGTGCTGTCTCGTGAGACTAAAATTATTGTGCATTGGAATGAGCATGGCCAACTAATTGGTGAATCTGGTGGCCTTTTAGGCTTATTTTTAGGAGCTGTTGCtgaaaatttcaaaaactttCCTATAAGTTATGAGAAATGGCCTTTGGTTCCAACAGAGCCATACAAAAATGGAGCCTATAGAGATATTATTCAG AGATTCTTTAAAGTTGATGATGGAAAGCAAAAGAAGTACATACTACAAAATCTTGGCAGAAAGTAG